In Sulfurospirillum tamanense, the genomic stretch CGCTAGTTTGACGGCTTTTTCGGTGCTGTTTTTGCTCAGTTTTAAGGGTGTCACGCGTTGGAATCTCATCACCTATTTTTTGCTCGCTTCGGGCGTGTGCTTGGTGCTTGGCATTAGCCTTGGGCTTGGGTTGCTCATCGCCATGAGTACAGGCGGCATAGCGCTAGATGTCACAGCGACGCTCATTCGCCACGGGGTGCTGAGCCTTGGTGGATTTGTGATGTTTATCGTGATGGGGGTTTCGCTGGTGCTTTTGCCTATGTTTGCCCTAGCGCACGGCGTAAGCACGTGGTACTCCAAGGTCGCCTTTGGGGCGATGCTGTTGGCTTTTGGATGTGCCTTTATCAACGCTTTTGCGCTTATGGCGTGGCTTTTGGGGCTTGGGCTTGTGCTTTATGTGGCGCAATCTGCACACATTTTGGCAAAGCGGATGCGCCGAAAGAAAGATTACTGGTTTTATAATGTTGCTTTTGCGCTTGCGTGCATTGTCGTGGCAGTTGGGCTTGGGCTTTGGGGGGGGGTTGGGCGGCGATGAAAACGCGCTAAAAGTTGCTATGTTTGTGTTTTTGGTGGGCTTTGGACTCCACTTTGTGGCAGGGCATTTGTACAAAATCTTGCCCTTTTTGGTGTGGTATGAGTTCATTGCGCCACTAGTTGGCAAGCAAAAAGTCCCTATGTTGCACGAGATGATTGTGGAGCGTTATGCCTACGCGCAACTTATTTTAGGCGTTCTTGGCACAACGCTTTTTGCTCTGGGGATGACTTTACATGTAAGGGTTGTGGAGTTTGGTGGCGCGGTGCTTTTGGCACTGAGCGGCTGGGCGCTTATGGTGGTGCTTTACCGCGCTTATGGGTTTTCAAAATGGAAGGAAAAAACATGCTAACAAAAGAGACAATTTACGAAGCGTTAAAAACAGTCATCGACCCCGAGGTGGGGTTTGACATCGTTAATCTTGGACTCATTTATGATGCGCGTATCGAAGGGACGCACGTGGAGGTGGACATGACCCTTTCCACACGCGGATGTCCGCTTCATGAACTGCTTAAACAATGGGCTAAAGAAGCAGTAGAGAAGCTTCCCGAAGTTCTTACATGTAACATTAATATCGTATGGGAACCTGCGTGGAACATTACCATGGCAAGCAAAGAAGTTAAAAAAGCATTGGCATAATTATTTCAAAATTATCACTAAAGTCAATTGTAATTATAGATACACTACAATCCTTAATAACAAACATGTGACAGATAAAGGATGTGTGGTGGATGTGTGTACAAAAAAAGACTTGGGTTTCAAAGTGGGGGTGTTTTCATGAAGCGCTCCATGGGGATAAAGATCATCGCTATGCTTGCAGGTGTGTTGTTGGTGAGTTTTGGGGTGATGCAATTTGTGTTCATCAGTGAGTTTAAAAACTCTTCATTGCAGCAGAGCGAGAATAATCTCAACATGCTAGGCAAATCGGTGTTTCAAACCATTCGCAATGCGATGAATTTTGGCGACCCTGTCATCATCCAAAAGGCTATTGAGGATGTGGCTGAGATTGAAGGGATTGCATCCATTACAATCCACAAATCTCAAGAGGTTATTAATGCTTTTGGTTTGAACGCGATTATCTCAACAGACCCGTTGATTGTAGAGCAATTTAACGCTCCACGAAGCTTTAATCTTGAAGTTAAGACTGATGAGGGTCATTTTTTGCGCCTTGTACAGCCTATGATAGCCCAAGAGGATTGCTTGGCCTGTCATGGCACCTCCAAGCACGGAGAGGTGCTTGGGGTGATGGATATGCGGTACTCTTTTGCCTTGGTGGATGAGGATATTCGCCAGCGAAGTATGAAATTTATCTTCATTTTTAGTTTCTTTTTCGTTGCTATTACACTTCTTTTGCTTTACGCTTTGAGGCAGATGGTAGGGAAGCCTCTTAGAGAGCTTTTGGTGCGCTCTTGTGATTTGGCTAGTGGCAACGGTGATTTGACCGCGCGCGTTGTGGTAAAAAGTGAAGATGAGATCGGGCAAGTGGGGCAACATGTAAATGTTTTTATTGAAAAAATTCACCACACTGTTACAGAGGCCCAAGGAGTGGCGCACCGCGTGGAGGCCACTAGCAGCACCTTAAATCAAAATGCTTCAGGGTTGCTTCAGAGTGCCAAAACTCAAAACATACAAGTGCAAGCATCATATGCACTGACTAAAGAAGTAGAAGAAGAATTAGGGGTGTCAGAAAAACTGGCATTAAAAACCGTTGAGGATAGCATGGCCTCTTATGAGGTTTTGACAGATATGGTTAATGCGTTAGAAATTGTGGTGGAACACATTGCAAGTTCTAGCAGCAAAGAGCAAGAGATGGCCCATAAAATCACTGCTGTCGTAACCCAGACCGAACAGATTAAAGGGGTGCTAGGCATGATTAAGGACATTGCTGATCAAACCAATCTTTTGGCTCTTAATGCCGCTATCGAAGCGGCGCGCGCGGGTGAGCATGGGCGGGGGTTTGCGGTCGTGGCTGATGAGGTGCGAAAATTGGCTGAGCGCACTCAAAAATCTTTAGCCGAAATCGACGTCACTATAGGTGTCATCGTCCAAGGCGTGATGGATTTGAGTGAAAATATGCAATACAATGCTGGGCAGATTGAGGAGATTGCTTCTAGTGCCCATGGTGTTATGAATAAAGCGACACAAACAAAAGACCGCACCAAGGAGACTATTAATGTTTCTCAAAAATCCTCCCAAAAGGCCGTAGAGATATCAGCAACCACCAAGACGCTCATGGAAAAAATGCACACAACTTTGCAAGCTTCGCAGGATAATGAAAGCGTAGCAAAAGTGTTGCTGGAGATGTCAAAAGAATTGCAAGAGGCCTCTGCAAAACTCGAAAAAGACCTCTCAAGCTTCAAGGTTTAAAGCCCTAAAGACTCCCGCTTTTCTTCGATTTCCAAGAACCTCTCAATGAGGGGCTCGAGGGCTTCTTCCTTTACATGTAAGCGTTCAGTGAGGGTGGTGATGCCCTCTTTTTGGTAACATTCAGGGTTGCCAAGACACGCTTTGATGGACGCTATTTCTTCTTCGAGGGTTTGGATTTTGGAGGGCAGGGTTTCGTGTTCTTGTTGTTCTTTGTAGCTAAGTTTCGCGCCCCCTGTTTTTTGTTTTTTAGTTGCCTGAGGCGAGGCGGGCGAGGGAGTGCTAGCCTCGGCCACATCTTGTTCAAATTCCAAAAATTCCGTGTAGCTTTGGTAACTCTCTTCAATTGCGCCATTGCCCGTAAAAATCAGTAATTTTTTAGCAATTTTATCGACAAAATAGCGGTCATGGCTCACCACTAAAACGGCCCCTTGAAACGATTCGATGAACGATTCAAGCACGTTAATGGTAGGAATATCGAGGTCATTGGTGGGCTCATCTAAAATGAGACAATCCACAGGCTGCGCAAACAGTAACGCAAGCGCTACGCGGTTTTTTTCTCCACCGCTTAAAAGACCGATTTTTTTGTCTAGATATTCTTTAGGAAATAAAAACTGTTTTAAATAGCCGTATACATGTAAGTTGCTTCCGCGCACTTCTACGCGGTCGCCCCCGTTGAGGCAAAAGGT encodes the following:
- a CDS encoding metal-sulfur cluster assembly factor, whose translation is MLTKETIYEALKTVIDPEVGFDIVNLGLIYDARIEGTHVEVDMTLSTRGCPLHELLKQWAKEAVEKLPEVLTCNINIVWEPAWNITMASKEVKKALA
- a CDS encoding methyl-accepting chemotaxis protein; the protein is MKRSMGIKIIAMLAGVLLVSFGVMQFVFISEFKNSSLQQSENNLNMLGKSVFQTIRNAMNFGDPVIIQKAIEDVAEIEGIASITIHKSQEVINAFGLNAIISTDPLIVEQFNAPRSFNLEVKTDEGHFLRLVQPMIAQEDCLACHGTSKHGEVLGVMDMRYSFALVDEDIRQRSMKFIFIFSFFFVAITLLLLYALRQMVGKPLRELLVRSCDLASGNGDLTARVVVKSEDEIGQVGQHVNVFIEKIHHTVTEAQGVAHRVEATSSTLNQNASGLLQSAKTQNIQVQASYALTKEVEEELGVSEKLALKTVEDSMASYEVLTDMVNALEIVVEHIASSSSKEQEMAHKITAVVTQTEQIKGVLGMIKDIADQTNLLALNAAIEAARAGEHGRGFAVVADEVRKLAERTQKSLAEIDVTIGVIVQGVMDLSENMQYNAGQIEEIASSAHGVMNKATQTKDRTKETINVSQKSSQKAVEISATTKTLMEKMHTTLQASQDNESVAKVLLEMSKELQEASAKLEKDLSSFKV